The genomic region TGCATCTAACAAACGGCATGAAAcatagaaataatataattatttgctCAAATGTCAATTTATGCATAAAAGAATCCATGAAATACATTGAGGCACAGGAAAAATTACCTTATGTTTTATGGGAAATTTGTGAAATGAtgataatcaaaatatcaCAAATATTAAACCAAGACCTCCAATGTGTAAACAAATTTCAATGAATTGATCAACAGAACCAACCTTTCAGAAGCATCTAGTTTGGCCCTTAATTCAGCTATCTCAGCTTCTGCAGCGCAAAGCCTTTGTTGGCAAGCGGCCTCAGCCTCATTAGCAGCTTTGACTCTCAACTCCAGACTATGTTCATCCAAAGCAATCTTGAGGACTTCAGCTTGTGACTGAGCCTTACGTTCTGATTCTCTTATTTCCAGCAAATCTCTGATCAATTTCTTCCATTAATTATGATAAGAGATTAAAAGATCTTTGCCaagcataaataaaatacaagcAAAAAAAAACTAGCCTGCACAGCTCTCTATAACACTTACCTTGTACAGATTTTGTATTccaaaagaatataataaatccTTTCTAACCTAACCAGTCAGTTAAACCACTAGAAGAATGCATACAACAAAACATTATTGTGCTTGCCAAGATTGTCAGTCTAGAGGCAAACTAGTACAAGTTGTTTAGCAGTCCACCAATTGTAAAAGCAAACATAATCAATGAATGCCTACTCAAAGCACAGACCACTACTTCAAGTGAAAGGAAACGAAATAAACAATGATGCTGAAACCTAGGTCTGATAGTACATTCCTTTAAGGCTCTCAGAGGGTGTTTGGTTCTGCTGTACAGGGCAGCTGATAGCTGATTTGTTCTCAACAGCTGCCTTACAACCGTTTGGTAAATGTTAAATTTCAGCTGCTGATAGCTGATAAAAGTCCAAACAGTAGCTGATACGATCAATTATTCTTTGGAACTTTTTTAAAACAGCTGATAAAACTcttatataaaacaaaaatatccTAATATTTTATGAGACAAAAACCAATATATTACATttgttattatcttttaaatttttttttgcctCGTGAATATGCAACCTAAAGAAACaagtcattttatttttctcaaaaagcTCCTCTATTTGGTTGACACTTGGACGTTTCtctcactttttcttttttactaacAAGAATTTTTTGTTCAAGTTAACTCCCattatattttctcaaattaaaattggacttttcttgtcttattatttttcatttgttaAGTCTTAcgactaaaataatttttaataaaaaatatgtaattttattagttatccaataaaaaaataaactttagtACTTAAGATATGTGATGTATGTGGTTGGTTAAATagctttataaaaattgaaaaatagctAGATatctttttgataatatttagttatatattggtaaaattttattagtattattattttatttaattcttctttatttttccttatcTGTATAGTACATAATAAATTacgttatatatataaattttacccATATTGTTCATTTTACATTCTAGCAGCAAcaattcaaatatattttaccaAACACTTATATAAATCAGCTATGAGCTGCACTGATCAGCTAAAAACAAATAGACCATCAACTTTTGAAAGTGATTACTGATCAAGATGCAGGTTACAACCGCATTTACTTCATTTATAGCACCTAATTACAACCGATAGTTTTGAATTCCATGCAATTCTGTTATAATAGGAAGAAATCGAAAAAAGGCTACTTAGCATGTATAACCGATAGCTCAAGCTCCAGTTCTTCTTGGAAACTGGAAGCTTACAGGTCAACAGCTTGGGTTGACACGCCAAAGAATCATAACATAGCTTCAATACTTCAATCATTCTGAGAAGAACATATCCATGTAACACCTTGGCACTCATTCTAGTATTTGGAGTGCATTTACATCTTAAGAGTCTAATTGCACAATTCATCTCTGGcacaagaaattttttatttccagcttatttaaaaaaataaataatgaaaaagattATAGAGGCGTGATTGATACCAATAGAAAGCAGGGGCAGAgtatattcttttatcatatGCAAGAACACTTCAGTGAACACGTCTATAACACTGCCACAAAATCATAAATGTTCTGCTCAGGATAAGGGACCACTCACCAAACTCCAAAATTAGATATGAGCTATCCATCCTCCAAAAAGGTTATATAAGAGAATAGTTAACAAGCTTACCCTAAGGATTCATCTCTTCAAGTTAAACATTGCTTTTACATGGCATTCTCATATACATTTGAATATAAGCAATCAGTCTTTTGAATTACTTGCATAatctaatagataaaataagGTCATATGCATCCCCATTAGATtggaaatatgaaaaaattttagGAGCAATACCTGCTATCATAACCTTCCTGTCCGTACATGTCCAAGATTATTTGCAGTTCCAGTTTGTCCTTCTGCAACTTCTCAATCTGCAATATGGTCATGTTCTCCAGTTACTGATTTAATTCATAGTCCAAGGACCATACtagtaataatatttgaatGATTTAAACATATTATTATTCCATGTCACAGACTACTGCATATCTAAGTGCATATACAAGTCTAGAAATTGTCATTCCCCAATCCAGTTCAACTAAAATGGGATTTCGGccatttttatataagaaacaTGTAAACCATGGGAATTGGATTATGCACATGATACATGTAGCTAGAAAACAAAGACGACCTTCTGCAACTTCTCGATCTGCAATATGGTCATGTTCTCCAGTTACTGATTTAATTCATAGTCCAAGGACCATACtagtaataatatttgaatGACTTAAACATATTATTATTCCATGTCACAGACTACTGCATATCTAAGTGCATATACAAGTCTAGAAATTGTCGTTCCCCAATCCAGTTCAACTAAAATGGGATTTCAGccatttttatataagaaacaTGTAAACCATGGGAATTGGATTATGCACATGATACATGTAGCTAGAAAACAAAGACGACCACAAAAAGGAGAAGGCAATTTTGACCTTGCTCAATTAGCAGCATActattcataatttatatgattataaGTTATTCGTAAATCATATGGTTCTATTTAAATCACTATAGTGAAAATTGGGCACAGATGTACTGCCATACACCAGAGGGAAATATGAAGAGGGTCAGCTTATCGCATGCCAGGAAGCAATATGCACAACTAAAAAGAGTAGTTAAAATTTCCCTAGCTCAATATGTAAGCAATACCGATGAAAGAAGATCGGTTCAAGTATAGAACAGGCAGACTTACTACAGTCTGCAGAGATTTGATTTCTAGCATCTGTTCAGCACATTTGCTGGTTAAACTTTTTTGTTCATTTGTCTGCATCAACAGTAAGAGAAAAAACAGAAACTTGTTAATTCCAGATGACAAGAGCTTATTAAACAAAGATACTAGAAGCAAAGCATCGAAATTCCTAATTGAGCTTGGAATCCTATAAAGTGAAGAATAATAGCAGGCACCATGGaatcaaaaaggaaataagaATCAATTCcatccaaataaaattttgggAATATTACATTGAAACTTTTAACCTTGGGAGTTGAATCAAAATCTTATCATGCCAAACTCGACTTCTACAGATAACTGTAATGTAAAATTCCATTTTGCAATGTCTCTACCCATTTTTAATTGACAATATTAACCTAGgattttctttatcaatagactataatttaattgatatatgGCTAACATGAAATGGTCAAGTATGGCAAGAAATCCTGTACAAAAGTTTTGATCTAAGCCCGAaatgtcttttatttttattcccAAAGCAAAATTATTTCTGAAAAATTTAATCACTCATTTAAAGTTGTCTTCACGCATCTAATTTGCCAGGATTCATGGAAACACAAGTCTTTAtttggagaaagaaaagaatacaaaattgtAAAAGATTGTACTTACAGTTAAATTGTATTGTGCACTGCATAGGGATGAGGGTGAACATCTCTAGGAATGTGAAATCAATGCCTAAGATCTGATGTAGTTCCTGCTAAATTTTTACAGGGTAACCCAGACAAGGTATGATAAAGATTCCTTCATTCTGAAAACCATAATGATGAATTCTCCTTTTTAAATAGAATCACCTCCCAAGTCATTTATTAGAATGCTCTCAATGTCAGTGCTTAGTACCCTTAATAAGCAACTCACGAAAATTTATGGACATACTGAAAATGCTTGTCTATCTCCTATGAAAAAGCTCATATGTCATCATACTTGTTTAATGaattacattaaattaaaaccaCTGTATTGTCATCAGCTTAAGCATCACAGACATATAAGGCACCTGATAGAATGGAGCTAAGCTAAAGAACAGAAAATAAAGTGAAAAgctaaaatttaaagtaagtTAATTCAATTGGTAAAATTTTTCCCAAGGAAAAGAAACCAACCTTTTCGCTTAACAAGATTCTTAGTGATTGAGCTTCTTTACGCAGAGAGAGTGCTTCATGAGCAGTCTCCTTCCACCGTTTCAACTGTGCTTCCATCATGCTCATCTCCTTAGACAAAGCAGCAGCCATTACATGGAATTCTGCTTTAATATCCTTTCTCCCTGGAtcaaaataacatttttaaaaCTACAATTTTCCCCTATGTTAGACCTTCAGTCAAAGAacttctaaaaagaaatttcaccTGAATCTTGCATTGCTTCTTCCATTTTAACCTCAAGATCATTTTTCTCAATAATACATTTCTGCAGCTGAAGTTCAAGCTCCTCAATTCTAGATTCGGAAGTGTCAATGGTATTTCTAGCAGCATCTACTGACTCAACTTTTGCATTGACTTCCTTCTCCCTTCTCACAAGAAAAGACCTGTCGGCCtgaaaattatagttttataaagataaagatagCATATAGCACAAGCATCCAAAGCATTGATGACAAAATACAGAACTAGCAAATAACCTGCAAAGGTTCTGTCAGTGCTTTGTATCGCTGTATATCAGCATTCCAATGCTGAAGCTGATCATTTACCAAGTTGTAGAGGCGACATGaatgtatatatttgtcaTCCTTCAATTCATTCTGTGCTAGAACAGAATCATTAATTAGACTCTAGAACATAAAAGGTGGCAAAATTTGGATATCAATGAACCTATGTCAATCATACATGTTAACAGACCTGAAGATATTCCAGTTCTTTAGATAAGATTTGATTTTCATCTTGTGCTTCTTGAAGCTCAGAAAGACGATCAGCTGCCAATATCTGCAAAATTTGTCCAGTAATACATTCTGCACTCAACCAAAGCAAATGCACGTATGCAGATGCAGACAAAACATGCAGACATACACAAGCCACATATAAAGAGAATCACCACTAAATGTACCTTTGTTTCCTCAATGGAATCCTTCAATTCCCTCAAACCCTTTGACTTCTCTGTAGGCTTTTCAGGTGACAAGCTTCCATTTACTATACTTGGAATTGGAGTATGTACACCAATTGCTGCATCCTTTTGCATTTTCAAATTGACGAGCTTTCTTCTGCTTTCTTCAAGTTCAGCCATGATCTCTTCTAGCTCACCTTGAATtatgaagaaaacaaaaatacatTTCAGCATCAATTCACAACATGCCACCTCTGAAACAGTAACATACAGCACTGACCAAGTATGTGCCAGCATACTTGCCAATCCTATATTTTTTGTGCATGTATTTGTAAACACATATGTATACTATTTAAAGAGCTCTCTAACAACTACATAAGGTACCTGCAAGGTGTTTAATCTCGGATTGATCCTTTGAATGACTACTAATATAAATCTGTATCTCATCAGTATACTGCTTATGCTTTGCATGAAGAATATCAATCACCTCATGTATATTGTTAATTTCCTCTTTCATCATGTCATCAATCCTCGATAATTGAATGATGTCATCTGATAACAAAAAATACATAACAGAAAacaataatgaaaagaaattcctggagaaaaataatactacagagattaaagagaaaaaagaaaaaagactaACCTAATCACAGGAAACAAATATTAACAATTGAACTTCACATCAAAATTCTTCTGACCTTCAGTGGATAACTTTCCAAGTAAAGCCTGTGCTATGCTCTCAGTTTTTGCCCTCTGAGCATCAATCATATCCTCCAAAACTTTCATCAGCTTCACAGTAGATGAGTGGCGAGACAAAAGTGCTTCCTCAACATATCCCACAATCCCATTATTTCTATTGCTGGTTGGAATTGAATCTATCCCTAGCAGTCTACAAAGAAATATCTCCTCGGCAGGACATGATGGAATTGAGcctaagaaaaatttaaagtcAATCTAACATTAGAATAAtgtgcaaaaagaaaaaaaaaatcactaaTCAATTCTATATAATAATGATCAATACCACCACAATAGTCAGAATGATTCAAGGTTTCCAAAGCATCATGACCAGCTCCAGCGCGAACTCCAAGGAGGACCAAATCATCAACCAACTGCAcagcagaaaaagaaaagatatcaTTCAACGATAAGATTATACCATGCGGACAAGTATGCATAAACAAAATTCTGCAATTGACCTGATTCCACAGTTGGTTCACAGTGATTAGCATGTCATCATAAGAAGTCTGTCTGTCTTTTAATTCTTGAATCTTGGACTCGAGATCATGCAATTCATGCTTCTGAAGGTCCAATTGCTGAACTAGCTTTTGGTTCTGGCACTGGAGAACTGCCACATCAACCTGGAACGGATAACGAAAACAACAATCTAAAAAAAGAAGGATCTTAAAactatattcttaaataagttaaacaaGTAGCAATTGACACATGTTAATGTGGACAGGACGCATACATACATTTACATGGagaaaattcattaaaaaaataacttttaattcattatacaCAATCAATTCGAGATCCAAATTTAGAATCaagattcaaattttgaatttactACAAATACATGCATGCGCACATACATACATAGCATCATAATGGAGTTTGCATCAACACCTAACAGCTCTACAATCTCAATAACCATCAAATAACATAAGCTTCTATTTCCacaatttaaaatacataataataataataataataataataataacaatagagagagagagagagagtacaTACAGTACTAGAAAGCGAAGAGGTCAAGTGAGGCCTCTTTGTCTCTGGCTCATCTGAATCTGTATTTTCcattaatgaattattttattttatattaagcGTTTCAGTTAAAGAGTATTCTCCATTTGAGCTCAAGCTCGAGAGAGACAGAGTGCTCTGTTGAAGGATCAAAATTCGAAAATCAAACCCTAGTGGAGAGAGGTTGGAATGAAGCAATGCGGCGTCGTTTCCCTATTATCAATGATTAGGTTAAAAGGTCCTTGAGGTTAGGCCATATTTACAAGCCGATTCCCCCTTTTTGagaatagaattaataaatccTAACCCTTTGTTTGCagtgtaagaaaataagagtggaaaataagagagagaactgattatttttatgtttgaaaaagaaaggaaactaagagaaaaagaaaataattattattttctatccTATATTTTTACACATTtggaaggaaaataaaataaaagttaaaaataagaaagtgaaaaataaaagatgaatttttttttcatccatccaaataaaaggaaggaaaataaatatttgaaaaatttagaataattaagaatatataatttgattgaatttttacatatttgaTAGGGGGACattttatatacaaattagCCTACAATTATACCTAGATGATAGCTTTTTAATGTGTTTAAATGTCAATTCAatgatttttatatcttttatatattggtcataaaaatagagaagaattaaaaaaaaaaaaaaaggatgaggtcaaatgaaattgaaaaataaaat from Ricinus communis isolate WT05 ecotype wild-type chromosome 9, ASM1957865v1, whole genome shotgun sequence harbors:
- the LOC8267782 gene encoding E3 ubiquitin-protein ligase BRE1-like 2 isoform X2 — translated: MMKEEINNIHEVIDILHAKHKQYTDEIQIYISSHSKDQSEIKHLAGELEEIMAELEESRRKLVNLKMQKDAAIGVHTPIPSIVNGSLSPEKPTEKSKGLRELKDSIEETKILAADRLSELQEAQDENQILSKELEYLQNELKDDKYIHSCRLYNLVNDQLQHWNADIQRYKALTEPLQADRSFLVRREKEVNAKVESVDAARNTIDTSESRIEELELQLQKCIIEKNDLEVKMEEAMQDSGRKDIKAEFHVMAAALSKEMSMMEAQLKRWKETAHEALSLRKEAQSLRILLSEKTNEQKSLTSKCAEQMLEIKSLQTVIEKLQKDKLELQIILDMYGQEGYDSRDLLEIRESERKAQSQAEVLKIALDEHSLELRVKAANEAEAACQQRLCAAEAEIAELRAKLDASERDVWELTEAIKSKDREAEAYISEIETIGQAYEDLQTQNQHLLQQVTERDDYNIKLVSESVKTKQAHSSLLSEKQALTKQLQQVNTSVEYLKIRISQSEEQMKVCLTEAIRSTEEDRRLAVNLETARWELMDAEKELKWLKYAVGSSEKEYEQIQKKMDEIRTELRDERSEREKLDQELKELNDKIAEMTSESGEAAIQRLQDEIKECKSMLKCSVCSDRPKEVVIVKCYHLFCNPCIQRNLEIRHRKCPGCGTAFGQSDVRFVKI
- the LOC8267782 gene encoding E3 ubiquitin-protein ligase BRE1-like 2 isoform X1; amino-acid sequence: MENTDSDEPETKRPHLTSSLSSTVDVAVLQCQNQKLVQQLDLQKHELHDLESKIQELKDRQTSYDDMLITVNQLWNQLVDDLVLLGVRAGAGHDALETLNHSDYCGGSIPSCPAEEIFLCRLLGIDSIPTSNRNNGIVGYVEEALLSRHSSTVKLMKVLEDMIDAQRAKTESIAQALLGKLSTEDDIIQLSRIDDMMKEEINNIHEVIDILHAKHKQYTDEIQIYISSHSKDQSEIKHLAGELEEIMAELEESRRKLVNLKMQKDAAIGVHTPIPSIVNGSLSPEKPTEKSKGLRELKDSIEETKILAADRLSELQEAQDENQILSKELEYLQNELKDDKYIHSCRLYNLVNDQLQHWNADIQRYKALTEPLQADRSFLVRREKEVNAKVESVDAARNTIDTSESRIEELELQLQKCIIEKNDLEVKMEEAMQDSGRKDIKAEFHVMAAALSKEMSMMEAQLKRWKETAHEALSLRKEAQSLRILLSEKTNEQKSLTSKCAEQMLEIKSLQTVIEKLQKDKLELQIILDMYGQEGYDSRDLLEIRESERKAQSQAEVLKIALDEHSLELRVKAANEAEAACQQRLCAAEAEIAELRAKLDASERDVWELTEAIKSKDREAEAYISEIETIGQAYEDLQTQNQHLLQQVTERDDYNIKLVSESVKTKQAHSSLLSEKQALTKQLQQVNTSVEYLKIRISQSEEQMKVCLTEAIRSTEEDRRLAVNLETARWELMDAEKELKWLKYAVGSSEKEYEQIQKKMDEIRTELRDERSEREKLDQELKELNDKIAEMTSESGEAAIQRLQDEIKECKSMLKCSVCSDRPKEVVIVKCYHLFCNPCIQRNLEIRHRKCPGCGTAFGQSDVRFVKI